Proteins from a single region of Hordeum vulgare subsp. vulgare chromosome 6H, MorexV3_pseudomolecules_assembly, whole genome shotgun sequence:
- the LOC123404602 gene encoding uncharacterized protein LOC123404602: MIKPTRNILFGMGSVTGWTREEWSELVSEDPSAAEGYHAFNMAVREAAGSQADYAPMYDEMVREFLMCVNDANVALSHPPRGAFSERTLRTTVEVISDAARVAVQGG; the protein is encoded by the exons ATGATTAAACCTACCAGAAATATCTTGTTTGGTATGGGCAGCGTTACCGGTTGGACTAGGGAAGAGTGGTCCGAGTTGGTGTCAGAAGATCCATCGGCTGCAGAAGGGTATCATGCCTTCAACATGGCTGTACGAGAGGCCGCAGGTAGTCAAGCTGACTATGCACCCATGTATGACGAAATG GTCAGAGAGTTCCTTATGTGCGTGAACGATGCCAATGTAGCACTAAGTCATCCCCCACGAGGTGCATTTTCTGAGAGAACTCTTAGGACCACGGTGGAG GTCATCAGCGATGCGGCCAGAGTTGCCGTTCAAGGTGGCTGA